A single window of Danaus plexippus chromosome 31, MEX_DaPlex, whole genome shotgun sequence DNA harbors:
- the LOC116778357 gene encoding U6 snRNA-associated Sm-like protein LSm4: protein MLPLSLLRTAQNHPMLVELKNGETYNGHLVSCDNWMNINLREVICTSRDGDKFWRMPECYIRGSTIKYLRIPDEVIDMVKEETQVKSRGRGEISKGRGGQNMRSGRGGSRGAFGNRGRAAPLSRGGGNAGRPQNKNKK from the coding sequence atgttaccgCTATCATTATTAAGAACCGCCCAGAACCATCCCATGTTGGTGGAACTCAAGAACGGCGAAACATACAACGGACATTTAGTTAGTTGCGATAATTggatgaatataaatttaagggAAGTAATTTGCACGTCCCGGGACGGCGACAAGTTTTGGCGGATGCCCGAATGCTACATCCGGGGGAGCACCATCAAATATCTCAGAATACCAGACGAAGTTATCGACATGGTAAAGGAAGAGACACAAGTGAAATCCCGCGGCCGAGGCGAGATCTCCAAAGGCCGCGGCGGTCAGAACATGAGATCTGGCAGAGGTGGCAGCCGCGGCGCCTTCGGCAACCGTGGAAGAGCGGCGCCTCTGTCGCGCGGAGGAGGCAACGCGGGCCGGCCGCAGAACAAGAATAAAAAGTAG